In Prochlorococcus marinus str. GP2, a single window of DNA contains:
- a CDS encoding ribulose bisphosphate carboxylase small subunit, with protein MPFQSTVNDYQTVATLETFGFLPPMTQEEIYDQIAYIIAQGWSPVIEHVHPSGCMQTYWSYWKLPFFGEKDLNLIVSELEACHRAYPDHHVRIIGYDAYTQSQGTAFVVFQGR; from the coding sequence ATGCCTTTCCAGAGCACAGTAAACGACTATCAAACAGTTGCAACCCTGGAAACATTCGGTTTCTTACCACCGATGACCCAGGAAGAAATATATGACCAAATTGCGTACATAATTGCTCAAGGTTGGAGTCCAGTTATTGAGCATGTTCATCCAAGTGGATGTATGCAAACTTATTGGTCTTATTGGAAACTCCCATTCTTTGGGGAAAAAGATCTTAACTTGATCGTGAGCGAATTAGAGGCATGCCATAGAGCATACCCTGATCATCATGTAAGAATCATCGGATACGATGCTTACACTCAAAGTCAAGGAACAGCTTTTGTAGTTTTCCAAGGACGTTAA
- a CDS encoding form I ribulose bisphosphate carboxylase large subunit, which translates to MSKKYDAGVKEYRDTYWTPEYVPLDTDLLACFKCTGQEGVPREEVAAAVAAESSTGTWSTVWSELLTDLEFYKGRCYRIEDVPGDPEAFYAFIAYPLDLFEEGSITNVLTSLVGNVFGFKALRHLRLEDIRFPIAFIKTCGGPPNGIVVERDRLNKYGRPLLGCTIKPKLGLSGKNYGRVVYECLRGGLDLTKDDENINSQPFQRWRERFEFVAEAVKLAQRETGEVKGHYLNCTANTPEELYERAEFAKELDMPIIMHDYITGGFTANTGLANWCRKNGMLLHIHRAMHAVIDRHPKHGIHFRVLAKCLRLSGGDQLHTGTVVGKLEGDRQTTLGYIDNLRESFVPEDRSRGNFFDQDWGSMPGVFAVASGGIHVWHMPALLAIFGDDSCLQFGGGTHGHPWGSAAGAAANRVALEACVKARNAGREIEKESRDILMEAAKHSPELAIALETWKEIKFEFDTVDKLDVQG; encoded by the coding sequence ATGAGTAAGAAGTATGACGCAGGGGTAAAGGAGTACAGAGATACCTACTGGACTCCAGAATATGTACCCCTAGACACCGATTTACTAGCCTGTTTCAAATGTACAGGTCAGGAAGGTGTTCCAAGAGAAGAAGTTGCAGCAGCTGTTGCCGCTGAATCTTCAACAGGTACTTGGTCAACAGTTTGGTCCGAGTTACTTACAGACTTAGAATTTTATAAAGGGCGTTGTTATCGAATAGAAGACGTTCCTGGAGATCCTGAAGCTTTCTATGCTTTTATTGCATATCCTTTAGATCTTTTTGAAGAAGGCTCAATTACAAACGTATTAACATCTCTTGTAGGAAACGTTTTTGGATTTAAAGCTCTAAGACATCTACGTCTAGAAGATATTAGATTCCCAATTGCTTTCATTAAAACTTGCGGTGGTCCACCAAACGGAATCGTAGTTGAAAGAGATCGACTTAACAAATACGGAAGACCTCTACTGGGTTGCACCATCAAACCTAAATTAGGATTATCTGGTAAAAACTATGGTCGAGTTGTATATGAATGTCTTAGAGGCGGTCTTGATTTAACGAAGGATGATGAGAATATTAATTCTCAACCATTCCAACGTTGGAGAGAAAGATTTGAGTTTGTTGCAGAAGCAGTTAAGCTTGCTCAGCGAGAAACTGGAGAAGTTAAAGGTCACTATCTAAATTGTACTGCTAACACTCCTGAAGAACTCTATGAAAGAGCTGAATTTGCAAAAGAGCTCGATATGCCAATCATCATGCATGATTACATAACTGGTGGTTTTACTGCAAATACTGGATTAGCTAATTGGTGTCGTAAAAATGGCATGCTTCTGCATATTCACAGAGCTATGCATGCTGTTATTGATAGACATCCAAAGCATGGTATTCACTTCAGAGTTCTTGCAAAATGTTTGAGACTATCTGGAGGAGACCAATTACATACTGGAACCGTGGTTGGAAAACTAGAAGGTGATCGTCAAACAACTCTTGGTTACATTGACAACTTAAGAGAGTCATTTGTTCCTGAAGATAGATCAAGAGGTAACTTCTTTGATCAAGATTGGGGTTCAATGCCTGGAGTATTTGCAGTCGCATCGGGTGGTATCCATGTTTGGCATATGCCTGCACTTCTAGCAATCTTTGGGGATGATTCCTGCCTTCAGTTCGGTGGAGGAACACATGGTCATCCATGGGGTTCGGCTGCTGGAGCTGCAGCTAACAGAGTTGCTTTAGAAGCTTGTGTAAAAGCCCGTAATGCTGGTCGCGAAATCGAAAAAGAGAGTAGAGACATTCTTATGGAAGCTGCTAAGCATAGTCCTGAATTAGCTATTGCTCTAGAAACTTGGAAGGAAATTAAGTTCGAGTTTGACACTGTCGACAAACTTGATGTTCAAGGTTAA
- a CDS encoding non-canonical purine NTP pyrophosphatase, with translation MNLPVLTIASGNQRKVSEISEMLDVLSLKVEKQPEYLNVEETGKTYFENALLKAKAASLETKTWALADDSGLEVDILDGRPGIYSARYAKNNDEKIKKLINELSDSPYRSARFISCMVLCDPSGNLVKDTTGICWGEILKNPKYPNGEFESIFWVREANCVYGELSQSQLNKLGSRGKAAKIMSPFLKKEIGLS, from the coding sequence TTGAACCTTCCAGTTCTAACTATTGCGAGTGGCAATCAAAGAAAGGTATCTGAAATTTCAGAGATGCTGGATGTTTTGTCTTTAAAGGTTGAGAAGCAACCAGAATATTTAAATGTCGAAGAAACTGGGAAAACATATTTTGAGAATGCACTACTTAAAGCCAAGGCCGCTTCTCTAGAGACAAAAACTTGGGCATTAGCTGATGACTCGGGTCTTGAAGTAGATATTTTAGATGGTCGACCAGGAATTTATTCTGCTCGATATGCCAAAAATAATGATGAGAAAATTAAAAAATTAATTAATGAACTCTCTGATAGTCCTTATAGGAGTGCAAGATTTATAAGTTGTATGGTTTTGTGCGATCCCTCAGGAAACTTAGTTAAAGATACAACTGGAATATGCTGGGGAGAAATTCTCAAGAACCCCAAATATCCTAATGGGGAATTCGAATCTATTTTTTGGGTTAGAGAAGCTAATTGTGTTTACGGTGAGCTCTCACAATCACAACTAAATAAATTGGGTAGTAGAGGTAAAGCTGCAAAAATCATGTCACCTTTTTTAAAAAAAGAGATAGGTTTAAGTTAA
- a CDS encoding BMC domain-containing protein has product MATETMGIALGMIETRGLVPAIEAADAMTKAAEVRLIGREFVGGGYVTVLVRGETGAVNAAVRAGADACERVGDGLVAAHIIARPHREVEPALGNGEFLGQKD; this is encoded by the coding sequence ATGGCTACAGAAACAATGGGTATCGCTCTCGGCATGATCGAGACACGCGGACTTGTACCTGCAATTGAAGCAGCAGACGCAATGACAAAGGCAGCAGAAGTTCGCCTAATTGGTCGTGAATTCGTTGGTGGCGGTTATGTCACAGTTTTAGTTAGAGGCGAAACAGGCGCGGTTAACGCAGCTGTAAGAGCTGGTGCTGATGCTTGTGAAAGAGTTGGAGACGGTTTAGTTGCAGCTCACATTATTGCTCGTCCTCATAGAGAAGTTGAACCTGCTCTAGGTAATGGTGAATTTCTTGGTCAAAAGGACTAA